One window of Sphingomonas sp. KC8 genomic DNA carries:
- the gltX gene encoding glutamate--tRNA ligase, with translation MGASIEAAVETRPVVTRFAPSPTGYLHIGGARTALFNYLFARHHGGRFLLRIEDTDRARSTQPAIDAILDGLSWLGLEGDEPPVFQFARADRHADVANQMLASGHAYKCFATQEELAELREQQRAAKQPLRYDGRWRDRDPGEAPEGTPFVIRLKAEREGETTIHDRVQGAVTVKNAELDDMILLRSDGTPTYMLAVVVDDHDMGVTHVIRGDDHLNNAFRQLGIIRAMGWPEPIYAHVPLIHGADGAKLSKRHGAMGVDAYRDELGILPEALNNYLLRLGWGHGDHEFISREQAVEWFDLAGVGRSPSRFDTKKLENMNGHYIREADPARLAGLIQTRVEALVGANLAENDMELLRRAMPVLQPRAKDLADLADSATFLFRNRPIDMDERAATLLDTPAMAILASVENAITSATEWTVPSLETAVREVAEAAGIGLGKVAQPLRAALTGRTTSPGIFDVLVLLGREESLGRLADRLVSARV, from the coding sequence GTGGGCGCAAGCATCGAAGCCGCTGTCGAGACTCGTCCGGTCGTCACCCGTTTTGCGCCTTCGCCAACGGGTTACCTGCATATCGGCGGCGCTCGTACCGCCCTGTTCAACTATCTGTTCGCGCGCCACCATGGTGGCCGTTTCCTGCTGCGGATCGAAGATACCGATCGGGCGCGCTCGACTCAGCCGGCGATCGACGCGATTCTGGATGGCCTGTCATGGCTGGGCCTGGAAGGCGACGAGCCCCCGGTATTCCAGTTCGCCCGCGCCGATCGCCATGCCGACGTGGCGAACCAGATGCTGGCCAGCGGCCATGCCTATAAATGCTTCGCCACGCAGGAAGAGCTTGCCGAACTGCGCGAACAGCAGCGCGCCGCCAAGCAGCCGCTGCGCTATGACGGCCGCTGGCGCGATCGCGATCCCGGCGAAGCGCCCGAAGGCACCCCTTTCGTCATCCGCCTGAAGGCCGAGCGCGAAGGCGAAACGACGATCCACGATCGCGTGCAGGGCGCGGTGACGGTGAAGAATGCCGAACTGGACGACATGATCCTGCTGCGTTCGGATGGCACGCCAACCTACATGCTGGCCGTTGTCGTCGACGATCATGACATGGGTGTCACCCACGTCATCCGGGGCGACGACCACCTCAACAACGCGTTCCGCCAGCTGGGCATCATTCGTGCAATGGGCTGGCCCGAGCCAATTTATGCGCATGTCCCGCTGATCCACGGTGCCGACGGCGCGAAACTGTCCAAGCGCCACGGCGCGATGGGCGTCGATGCGTATCGCGACGAACTGGGCATCCTGCCCGAAGCGCTGAACAATTATCTGCTGCGACTCGGCTGGGGCCATGGCGACCATGAATTCATCAGCCGCGAACAGGCGGTGGAATGGTTCGATCTGGCCGGGGTAGGCCGTTCGCCTTCGCGCTTCGACACCAAGAAGCTCGAAAACATGAACGGCCACTATATCCGCGAAGCCGATCCGGCCCGGCTGGCAGGCCTGATCCAAACCCGCGTCGAGGCGCTGGTGGGTGCGAATCTCGCTGAAAATGACATGGAATTGCTGCGTCGCGCCATGCCCGTTCTGCAGCCGCGGGCCAAGGATTTGGCTGATCTTGCAGATTCCGCAACCTTCCTGTTTCGCAATCGCCCCATAGACATGGACGAACGCGCCGCGACCCTGCTAGACACGCCCGCGATGGCGATCCTGGCTTCGGTCGAGAACGCAATCACATCCGCAACCGAATGGACGGTCCCCTCGTTGGAGACTGCCGTTCGTGAGGTCGCGGAAGCCGCCGGCATCGGCCTTGGCAAGGTAGCGCAGCCGCTTCGCGCGGCGCTGACCGGCCGGACGACGTCACCGGGAATTTTTGACGTCCTGGTTCTCCTCGGTCGCGAGGAAAGCCTGGGCCGACTGGCCGATCGGCTGGTTTCGGCGCGCGTCTGA
- a CDS encoding response regulator yields the protein MSKTILAVDDSPSMRLLLRTALTARGYEVAEAEDGVAALEWLDSNAPSIVITDINMPRMDGFGLIEELRTRPRFRDMPILVLTTESSDDKKARARQAGATGWIVKPFDPEKLASAIRRVSH from the coding sequence ATGTCCAAGACGATTCTGGCCGTTGATGATTCGCCCAGCATGCGATTGCTGCTGCGCACCGCATTGACGGCGCGCGGCTATGAGGTGGCGGAAGCCGAAGATGGCGTGGCCGCGCTGGAATGGCTGGACAGCAATGCGCCGAGCATCGTCATCACCGACATCAATATGCCGCGGATGGACGGGTTCGGGCTGATCGAGGAATTGCGTACGCGACCGCGTTTTCGCGACATGCCGATCCTCGTGCTCACCACCGAAAGCTCGGACGACAAGAAGGCCCGCGCCCGGCAGGCCGGCGCCACGGGCTGGATCGTCAAGCCGTTTGATCCGGAAAAGCTCGCATCGGCCATCCGCCGCGTTTCCCACTGA
- a CDS encoding chemotaxis protein CheW yields MSRQLITFQIGEQFLGVDIMAIREIRAWTPTTVLPHTAAHVRGVVNLRGTVLPVFDLSARLGWGLAEPTARHVIIVVQIHDQLQGLIVDAVNDIVAIDEADLQSPPELGTETASAFLEGLVSVDDRMVMVLNLDELVRERVREPLADAA; encoded by the coding sequence ATGTCGCGCCAGCTCATCACCTTCCAGATCGGGGAACAGTTTCTCGGCGTGGATATCATGGCGATCCGGGAAATCCGCGCCTGGACGCCTACCACGGTCCTGCCGCACACGGCCGCCCATGTGCGCGGCGTGGTCAATCTGCGCGGCACGGTGCTGCCGGTGTTTGATTTGTCTGCACGACTGGGCTGGGGGCTTGCCGAGCCGACCGCCCGTCACGTCATCATCGTCGTCCAGATTCATGATCAGCTGCAAGGGCTTATTGTCGATGCGGTGAACGATATCGTCGCCATCGACGAAGCCGATCTGCAGTCGCCTCCGGAACTGGGCACCGAAACCGCCAGCGCCTTCCTCGAAGGGCTTGTGTCCGTCGATGACCGCATGGTGATGGTGCTCAATCTCGATGAACTCGTCCGTGAACGGGTGCGGGAGCCACTGGCCGACGCCGCCTGA
- the ctrA gene encoding response regulator transcription factor CtrA, whose product MRVLLIEDEPTTAKSIELMLNAEGFNVYTTDLGEEGLDLGKLYDYDLIALDLNLPDMHGYDVLKKLRAARVQTPVLILSGIAEMDSKVRALGFGADDYVTKPFHREELVARIHAVVRRSKGHSQSVIRTGKLAVNLDAKTVEVDGSRVHLTGKEYAMLELLSLRKGTTLTKEMFLNHLYGGMDEPELKIIDVFICKLRKKLSLACSGDNYIETVWGRGYVLRDPDDVAIAEVA is encoded by the coding sequence ATGCGCGTGCTGCTGATCGAGGACGAACCGACGACGGCCAAGAGCATCGAACTGATGCTGAATGCCGAAGGTTTCAACGTCTACACAACGGATCTGGGCGAAGAAGGCCTCGATCTGGGCAAGCTGTATGATTATGATTTGATCGCACTCGATCTCAATCTGCCCGACATGCACGGCTATGACGTGCTGAAAAAGTTGCGGGCGGCGCGGGTGCAGACGCCGGTTCTGATCCTGTCGGGCATTGCCGAAATGGATTCCAAGGTCCGCGCGCTGGGCTTTGGCGCCGACGATTATGTCACCAAGCCGTTTCATCGCGAAGAACTGGTGGCGCGCATTCATGCCGTTGTCCGTCGTTCCAAGGGCCATAGCCAGTCGGTGATCCGCACGGGCAAGCTGGCGGTGAACCTCGATGCCAAGACCGTCGAGGTCGATGGATCGCGCGTCCACCTGACCGGCAAGGAATATGCGATGCTGGAGCTGCTTTCGCTCCGCAAGGGCACGACGCTGACCAAGGAGATGTTCCTGAACCATCTTTACGGCGGCATGGACGAACCCGAACTCAAGATCATCGACGTCTTCATCTGCAAGCTGCGCAAGAAATTGAGCCTGGCGTGCAGCGGCGACAATTATATCGAAACGGTCTGGGGCCGCGGCTATGTGCTGCGCGATCCCGATGATGTGGCGATCGCCGAAGTCGCCTGA
- a CDS encoding peptidase produces the protein MTYCVGILLREGLIMISDTRTNAGIDNISTYRKMHVLADSDDRLILCMSAGNLSVTQHVLGQLAEGLPPVAADEPPRRIDHMPTMFRAAQLVGEAVMTAGSELKPALVAAGVSSGISLLLGGRIGDGPIRLYLIYDAGNFIECGADTPFLQIGATAYGKPILDRAMTYESALDEAVKVGLLSFDSTIRSDLSVGLPFDMVVMPADPELPVIRRRIEVDDAYFADLSRRWSMLLNESRATIPDPPFLAQAGIVQRH, from the coding sequence ATGACCTATTGCGTCGGCATATTGTTGCGCGAAGGGCTGATCATGATCTCCGACACGCGTACCAACGCGGGGATCGACAATATCTCCACCTATCGCAAGATGCACGTTCTGGCCGACAGCGATGATCGGCTGATCCTGTGCATGAGCGCGGGCAACCTGTCCGTCACCCAGCATGTTCTGGGCCAGCTGGCCGAAGGATTGCCGCCCGTGGCGGCTGATGAACCGCCGCGCCGGATCGATCATATGCCGACGATGTTCCGTGCGGCGCAGCTGGTTGGTGAAGCGGTGATGACCGCGGGTTCCGAACTGAAGCCCGCGCTGGTGGCGGCCGGCGTGTCCTCGGGTATTTCGCTGTTGCTGGGCGGGCGGATCGGCGATGGCCCGATCCGGCTGTATCTGATCTACGATGCCGGCAATTTCATCGAATGCGGCGCCGATACGCCCTTCCTGCAAATTGGCGCAACGGCGTACGGCAAACCGATACTCGATCGCGCGATGACCTATGAATCCGCGCTGGACGAAGCGGTCAAGGTTGGCCTTTTGTCCTTCGACAGCACGATCCGGTCGGATCTGTCGGTGGGGTTGCCGTTCGATATGGTGGTGATGCCGGCCGATCCCGAACTGCCCGTTATCCGCCGGCGGATCGAAGTCGACGACGCCTATTTCGCCGATCTGTCGCGCCGCTGGTCGATGCTGTTGAACGAAAGCCGGGCGACTATTCCCGATCCGCCGTTCCTGGCGCAGGCGGGGATCGTGCAGCGGCACTGA
- the cheB gene encoding chemotaxis-specific protein-glutamate methyltransferase CheB: MSHVRVLVVDDSVTMRALFSGVLEKADGIDVVGHAGDADEAREQIIALKPDVMTLDVEMPGMSGLEFLEEVMRDRPMPVVMLSTLTQKGASASLRALELGAVECFPKPTQATLEEFALLAPKLTALVRAAAAGRVPSGERRRTVKAAEEQFDWNGRIVAISAATGGVDALLQIMPEFPANCPPTLIVMPLDPDFIDPFVARLNDATKASVQLAQDGLALLQGHIYVAADPRFHIVVDRWPDASMRLIASDPVAGSRPSASLLFATLAKTARADAVGVLLTGMGTDGVAGLKALRAAGGGAIVQDPATAMMREAPAAAVAAGAAGQIVALDTVGAVLLGECRRAQAAA; the protein is encoded by the coding sequence ATGTCGCACGTTCGGGTTTTGGTGGTTGATGATTCGGTCACGATGCGCGCGCTGTTCAGTGGCGTGCTGGAAAAAGCGGACGGCATCGATGTCGTCGGCCATGCCGGCGATGCCGATGAAGCGCGTGAACAGATCATCGCGCTGAAACCCGACGTCATGACCCTCGATGTCGAAATGCCGGGAATGAGCGGCCTGGAATTCCTGGAAGAGGTGATGCGTGATCGGCCGATGCCGGTCGTCATGCTGTCTACCCTGACGCAGAAAGGGGCGTCGGCATCCTTGCGCGCGCTGGAACTGGGCGCGGTCGAATGCTTTCCGAAACCGACGCAGGCCACGCTGGAGGAATTCGCGCTCCTTGCGCCGAAGCTGACGGCGCTGGTGCGCGCGGCGGCGGCGGGCAGGGTACCGTCCGGGGAACGGCGTAGAACGGTGAAGGCGGCCGAGGAACAGTTTGACTGGAATGGCCGGATCGTCGCGATCAGCGCAGCCACCGGCGGCGTCGATGCCTTGCTGCAGATCATGCCGGAATTTCCGGCCAATTGCCCGCCGACGCTGATCGTGATGCCGCTGGATCCGGATTTCATCGATCCGTTCGTCGCCCGGCTGAACGATGCCACCAAGGCGTCCGTACAACTGGCTCAGGATGGCCTCGCGCTTTTGCAGGGGCACATTTATGTGGCCGCCGACCCGCGTTTTCACATTGTCGTCGATCGTTGGCCGGATGCGTCGATGCGGTTGATTGCGTCCGATCCGGTGGCTGGCAGCCGGCCGTCGGCCAGCCTGTTATTTGCAACGCTGGCAAAGACGGCCAGGGCGGATGCCGTTGGCGTGCTGCTGACCGGCATGGGCACCGATGGCGTGGCAGGGCTGAAGGCGCTGCGTGCCGCGGGCGGCGGTGCGATCGTTCAGGATCCCGCCACGGCGATGATGCGCGAGGCGCCGGCAGCGGCCGTTGCGGCAGGGGCGGCGGGGCAGATCGTTGCTCTCGATACTGTGGGCGCGGTCCTGCTCGGCGAATGCCGCCGCGCGCAGGCGGCCGCCTGA
- a CDS encoding transglutaminase family protein — MRLYIHHRTDYRFSEPQARVVQLLRLTPNSHVGQTIVDWRVDVDRNARLRPGRDGFGNETAMLYVDGPVTSVSLTVTGEVLTEDRAGMVTGTIETLPPPLYARSTPLTTANEAMRALAMEVAAADVAPFDRAHRLMALIHRRIRFDRDRRHSVRNAVAAFGEGAGNASDIAHIHLATARQLGLPGRYVSGHVLRPAHQHEWHQAAHAWVELHIPEFGWIAFDATADRCPDDRYVRVAIGLDYRDAAPVSGTRTGGGSEIMDVGVRVGLDQGQEQA; from the coding sequence ATGCGCCTCTACATCCACCATCGCACCGATTATCGGTTCAGCGAGCCGCAGGCCCGCGTCGTCCAGTTGTTGCGCCTGACGCCGAACAGCCATGTCGGGCAGACCATTGTCGACTGGCGGGTCGACGTTGATCGCAACGCCCGGCTGCGGCCGGGCCGGGATGGGTTCGGCAATGAAACCGCGATGCTGTATGTCGATGGCCCGGTCACGTCCGTAAGCCTGACCGTGACTGGCGAGGTGCTGACCGAGGATCGCGCCGGCATGGTTACGGGAACGATCGAAACTTTGCCGCCGCCGCTGTACGCCCGGTCGACACCGTTGACGACGGCGAACGAAGCGATGCGCGCGCTGGCGATGGAGGTTGCGGCGGCCGATGTGGCGCCATTCGATCGGGCGCATCGGCTGATGGCGTTGATCCATCGCCGCATCCGTTTCGATCGGGATCGCCGCCATTCGGTGCGCAATGCGGTTGCCGCCTTTGGCGAAGGGGCGGGCAATGCCAGCGATATCGCCCACATTCATCTTGCGACGGCCCGGCAACTGGGGCTGCCGGGCCGCTATGTATCGGGGCATGTGCTGCGTCCCGCGCATCAGCATGAATGGCACCAGGCCGCCCATGCCTGGGTGGAATTGCATATTCCCGAATTTGGCTGGATCGCGTTCGATGCCACGGCGGATCGTTGTCCGGATGATCGCTATGTGCGCGTCGCGATCGGTCTCGACTATCGGGATGCGGCTCCGGTATCAGGGACGCGCACTGGCGGCGGAAGCGAAATCATGGACGTCGGCGTGCGGGTCGGCCTTGATCAGGGGCAGGAACAGGCCTGA
- a CDS encoding chemotaxis protein CheD, with protein sequence MVAPAAAIASGIERRVNVMQGMTFVTDDPTVVLTTVLGSCIACCLHDPRARIGGMNHFLLSEPRHGRLRDEGEAERYGVYAMELLVNEMLKRGASRSRLRAHLYGGANLHAGMRAIGTDNGRFAQGFLVNDGIELSQANIGGSLPRRVDFRPAAGQVRCRMVEAALPIEETRIPQPGGTGDVELF encoded by the coding sequence ATGGTCGCCCCCGCCGCTGCCATCGCCTCCGGCATCGAACGCCGGGTCAATGTGATGCAGGGCATGACCTTCGTGACCGACGATCCCACGGTGGTGCTGACGACGGTGCTGGGCAGTTGCATCGCCTGCTGCCTGCATGATCCGCGCGCGCGGATCGGCGGCATGAACCATTTCCTGCTGTCCGAACCGCGTCACGGCCGCCTCCGCGACGAAGGGGAGGCCGAACGCTATGGCGTCTATGCGATGGAACTGCTCGTCAACGAGATGCTGAAGCGCGGGGCCAGCCGTTCGCGGTTGCGCGCGCATCTTTATGGCGGCGCGAACCTGCATGCGGGGATGCGGGCGATAGGCACCGATAATGGCCGTTTCGCGCAGGGATTCCTCGTCAACGACGGTATCGAACTGAGCCAGGCGAATATCGGCGGCAGCCTGCCGCGCCGCGTGGATTTCCGCCCGGCCGCCGGGCAGGTGCGCTGCCGGATGGTGGAGGCGGCCCTGCCGATCGAAGAAACCCGGATACCGCAGCCCGGCGGCACCGGCGATGTAGAGCTTTTTTAA
- a CDS encoding redoxin domain-containing protein: MIRLSIAIATAALIATPALSAPQIGKPAPDFTLNDASGKPVRLSGFKGRTVVLEWNNPGCPFVQKHYTSGNMQKAQSAAHAQGAVWLTINSGAPGKQGHMAGPQALAFQKAEKMHATAYLLDPKGIAGRAYDAKTTPQMFVINPAGTLVYAGAIDNKPTADTADIKTARNHVLAALAEVKAGKPVSVAWSKPYGCAVKYAD, translated from the coding sequence ATGATACGCCTGTCCATCGCCATCGCAACCGCCGCGCTGATCGCCACGCCCGCTTTGTCCGCTCCGCAGATCGGCAAGCCCGCGCCCGATTTCACGCTGAACGACGCCAGCGGCAAACCCGTCCGCCTGTCGGGTTTCAAGGGGCGCACGGTGGTGCTGGAATGGAACAACCCCGGCTGCCCGTTCGTGCAGAAACATTATACCAGCGGCAACATGCAGAAGGCCCAGAGCGCGGCCCATGCCCAAGGCGCGGTATGGCTGACGATCAATTCGGGTGCGCCGGGCAAGCAGGGCCATATGGCCGGGCCGCAGGCGCTGGCCTTCCAGAAGGCCGAAAAGATGCATGCCACCGCCTATCTGCTTGATCCAAAGGGCATTGCCGGCCGGGCTTATGATGCCAAGACGACGCCGCAGATGTTCGTCATCAACCCGGCGGGCACGCTGGTCTATGCCGGCGCGATCGACAACAAGCCCACCGCCGACACCGCCGACATCAAAACCGCGCGCAACCATGTGCTGGCCGCGCTGGCCGAGGTGAAGGCCGGCAAGCCGGTGTCGGTGGCGTGGAGCAAACCCTATGGCTGCGCGGTGAAATACGCCGATTGA
- a CDS encoding circularly permuted type 2 ATP-grasp protein: protein MGKRAAFDEIRGHGDATRPEFNALGGWIHDTPPAELDRRQKAAEVAFRQLGITFAVYGEEEAAERIIPFDIVPRIFTSTEWAGLSDGLVQRVEAINAFLDDVYGARRIIADGVVPADLILGNPQFRPGLAGTRPPHGIFAHICGIDLVRTGPDQFFVLEDNARTPSGVSYMLENREAMLRLCPELFEMFPVAPVDNYPDALHATLRSVAPRGQASNPVCVLLTPGHYNSAFYEHSFLADSMGIELVEAADLFVDDDIVWMKTIEGPVRVDVIYRRIDDDYIDPLVFLPDSVLGVPGLISAYMAGNVTLVNAPGTGIADDKAIYSYMPEIVKYYTGSDAKLPNVETWRCREADCLKYVLEHLPELVVKLVDGSGGYGMLVGPTASRAEIDQFRAALIAEPHRYIAQPTLALSTVPTLTDAGIAPRHVDFRPFVLSGANGVTIVPGGLTRVALREGSLVVNSSQGGGTKDSMVLLDDPAGADGSQMHGQMQGGR, encoded by the coding sequence ATGGGGAAACGAGCCGCTTTCGACGAAATCCGGGGCCATGGCGATGCCACAAGGCCCGAGTTCAACGCGCTGGGTGGATGGATCCACGATACGCCGCCCGCAGAACTGGATCGACGACAGAAAGCGGCCGAAGTGGCCTTCCGCCAGCTTGGCATCACCTTTGCGGTTTACGGTGAAGAGGAAGCCGCCGAACGCATCATTCCGTTCGATATCGTGCCCCGCATCTTCACATCGACCGAATGGGCCGGGTTGTCCGATGGGCTGGTGCAACGGGTGGAGGCGATCAACGCCTTTCTGGATGATGTGTATGGCGCGCGCCGAATCATCGCTGATGGGGTTGTGCCGGCCGATCTGATCCTCGGTAATCCGCAATTCCGCCCCGGCCTGGCCGGTACACGGCCGCCGCACGGGATATTTGCCCATATTTGCGGAATCGATCTCGTCCGCACCGGGCCGGACCAGTTCTTTGTGCTGGAAGATAATGCCCGCACGCCATCGGGCGTATCCTACATGCTCGAAAATCGGGAAGCGATGCTGCGGCTTTGCCCCGAACTGTTCGAAATGTTTCCGGTCGCCCCGGTCGACAATTATCCCGATGCGCTGCACGCAACGCTGCGTTCGGTGGCGCCGCGCGGACAGGCGAGCAACCCGGTCTGCGTGCTGCTGACCCCAGGCCATTATAATTCGGCTTTCTACGAACATAGTTTCCTGGCCGATTCGATGGGCATCGAACTGGTCGAGGCGGCGGATCTGTTCGTCGACGATGATATCGTCTGGATGAAGACGATCGAAGGGCCGGTGCGGGTCGACGTGATCTACCGTCGCATCGATGATGATTATATCGATCCGCTGGTGTTCCTGCCGGATTCGGTGCTGGGCGTGCCCGGGCTGATTTCGGCTTATATGGCGGGCAACGTCACCTTGGTGAACGCGCCGGGCACGGGGATCGCCGATGATAAGGCGATTTACAGCTATATGCCGGAAATCGTGAAATATTATACCGGAAGCGATGCCAAGCTGCCCAATGTCGAAACATGGCGGTGCCGGGAAGCGGATTGCCTGAAATATGTGCTGGAACACCTGCCCGAACTGGTGGTGAAACTGGTCGACGGATCGGGTGGCTATGGCATGCTGGTCGGCCCGACGGCAAGCAGGGCGGAGATCGACCAGTTTCGCGCCGCGCTGATCGCCGAACCCCATCGCTACATCGCCCAGCCGACGCTGGCGCTGTCGACGGTGCCGACGCTGACCGATGCCGGCATAGCGCCGCGCCACGTCGATTTTCGACCCTTCGTTCTGTCGGGTGCGAACGGGGTGACGATCGTGCCCGGCGGTCTGACCCGCGTTGCGTTGCGTGAAGGGTCGCTGGTGGTCAATTCCAGCCAGGGCGGTGGAACCAAGGACAGCATGGTGCTGCTGGATGATCCGGCAGGGGCGGATGGCAGCCAGATGCACGGCCAGATGCAGGGGGGACGTTAA
- a CDS encoding alpha-E domain-containing protein: protein MLSRTAASLYWLGRYVERAEFTARLIEATIRLDALSARPAGKGAWESALLVAAADHSFNAMGEAKSPQNVVRYLTLAADNHSSIRSCLDKARSNARAVRTALSREAWEAINRAWLGLRDRSSTGGTQATLALVDAVKAETRGFEGALHRMLRNESSWFIGLGAAIERADNTARLIDVKYHLLLPEGEMVGGVIDRDQWTTILHTVSAVTAYRWLYRDGLRPVQVAELLIHRRELPRSLAASADEVVTQLTLLGKRTGLQGEADRLARQRQAALGRTTIGQIIAGGLHEYLSAFIVDNSVLDQAIGKQFRFV from the coding sequence ATGCTCAGTCGCACCGCCGCATCGCTTTACTGGCTGGGCCGTTATGTCGAACGGGCCGAATTTACCGCGCGGCTGATCGAGGCGACGATCCGCCTTGATGCGCTTTCGGCGCGGCCGGCGGGGAAGGGGGCGTGGGAAAGCGCCCTGCTGGTCGCCGCGGCGGACCACAGCTTCAATGCGATGGGGGAAGCCAAATCCCCGCAGAACGTTGTGCGATATCTGACGCTTGCCGCGGATAATCACAGCTCGATCCGCTCCTGTCTGGATAAGGCGCGCAGCAATGCCCGCGCTGTCCGCACCGCTTTGTCGCGCGAAGCATGGGAGGCGATCAACCGCGCCTGGCTAGGCCTGCGCGATCGATCATCCACCGGCGGCACGCAGGCGACATTGGCGCTGGTGGATGCGGTGAAGGCGGAAACGCGCGGTTTCGAAGGCGCGCTGCACCGGATGCTGCGCAATGAAAGTTCATGGTTCATCGGCCTGGGGGCCGCGATAGAACGGGCGGATAACACCGCACGGCTGATCGACGTGAAATATCATCTGCTGCTGCCCGAAGGCGAAATGGTCGGTGGCGTCATCGATCGCGATCAATGGACGACGATTCTGCATACCGTGTCGGCCGTGACCGCCTATCGCTGGCTGTACCGTGATGGCCTGCGGCCGGTGCAGGTCGCCGAATTACTGATCCATCGGCGGGAATTGCCACGCTCGCTGGCCGCATCAGCGGATGAGGTGGTCACTCAGCTTACCCTGCTCGGCAAGCGCACCGGGCTTCAGGGGGAGGCCGATCGGCTGGCGCGCCAGCGGCAGGCGGCACTTGGCCGCACGACGATCGGCCAGATCATCGCCGGGGGGCTGCACGAATATCTCTCGGCCTTCATCGTCGACAATTCCGTACTTGACCAGGCGATCGGAAAGCAGTTCCGCTTCGTCTGA
- the gltA gene encoding citrate synthase: MGDSSAKLELGGKSSDYKVLSGSVGPDVLDIRKLYANTGAFTFDPGFTSTASCESKITFIDGDKGVLLHRGYPIDQLAEQSNFMEVSYLLLNGELPSKSELDKFSGTITRHTMVHEQLAQFYRGFRRDAHPMAVMCGVVGALSAFYHDSTDIADPHQRLVASHRLIAKIPTIAAMAYKYTVGQPFVYPRNDLSYTGNFLNMTFSVPAEEYEIDPVVEAAMDKIFILHADHEQNASTSTVRLAGSSGANPFACIAAGIACLWGPAHGGANEAALNMLREIGHIDRIPEYIARAKNKDDPFRLMGFGHRVYKNYDPRAKVLGKAATEVLNKLGKQDPILDVARKLEEIALTDPYFVEKKLYPNVDFYSGVILSAIGFPTTMFTVLFALARTVGWVAQWNEMIADPEQKIGRPRQLYTGHAQRDYVPVGQR, encoded by the coding sequence ATGGGGGATAGCAGCGCCAAACTCGAACTCGGCGGCAAATCGTCGGACTATAAAGTCCTGTCCGGCAGCGTTGGCCCCGATGTGCTCGACATCCGCAAATTATACGCCAACACCGGCGCGTTCACCTTCGATCCCGGCTTCACCTCCACCGCGAGCTGTGAGTCGAAGATCACCTTCATCGACGGTGACAAGGGTGTCCTCCTCCACCGCGGCTACCCGATCGACCAGCTGGCCGAGCAGTCGAACTTCATGGAAGTCAGCTACCTGCTGCTGAACGGCGAACTGCCGTCGAAGTCGGAACTGGATAAGTTCAGCGGCACGATCACGCGCCACACGATGGTGCACGAACAGCTTGCCCAGTTCTATCGCGGTTTCCGCCGCGACGCGCACCCGATGGCGGTGATGTGCGGCGTGGTCGGCGCGCTTTCGGCATTCTACCATGATTCGACCGACATCGCCGATCCGCACCAGCGCCTGGTGGCCAGCCACCGCCTGATCGCCAAGATCCCGACGATCGCGGCGATGGCGTACAAATATACGGTCGGCCAGCCCTTCGTCTATCCGCGCAACGACCTGTCCTACACCGGCAATTTCCTGAACATGACGTTCAGCGTGCCGGCCGAGGAATATGAAATCGATCCCGTCGTCGAAGCGGCGATGGACAAGATCTTCATCCTGCACGCCGATCACGAACAGAATGCGTCGACGTCGACCGTGCGCCTTGCCGGTTCGTCGGGCGCCAATCCGTTCGCGTGCATCGCCGCCGGCATCGCCTGTCTGTGGGGCCCGGCGCATGGCGGCGCCAACGAAGCAGCGCTCAACATGCTGCGCGAAATCGGCCATATCGATCGCATTCCGGAATATATCGCCCGCGCCAAGAACAAGGACGATCCGTTCCGCCTGATGGGTTTTGGCCATCGCGTGTACAAGAATTACGATCCGCGCGCGAAGGTGCTCGGCAAGGCCGCGACCGAAGTGCTCAACAAGCTGGGCAAGCAGGATCCGATCCTCGACGTCGCCCGCAAGCTGGAAGAGATCGCGCTCACCGATCCCTATTTCGTCGAAAAGAAGCTCTACCCGAACGTGGATTTCTATTCGGGCGTGATCCTGTCGGCGATCGGTTTCCCGACGACGATGTTCACCGTGCTGTTCGCGCTCGCCCGCACCGTCGGCTGGGTCGCACAGTGGAACGAAATGATTGCCGATCCCGAACAGAAGATCGGTCGCCCGCGCCAGCTCTACACGGGCCACGCGCAGCGCGATTACGTGCCGGTCGGCCAGCGCTGA